One Thermococcus kodakarensis KOD1 genomic window carries:
- a CDS encoding tungsten cofactor oxidoreductase radical SAM maturase → MKYLYVEITSRCNLKCEMCFKQYWEDTEGDMDWNLFLKILDDAEAFPELRMIYFGGIGEPTVHPRFMDMVREVKRRGFALGISTNGTLLTDEMMREFAKLGVDLIYFSMDTVPTAQNAITLGHITSAVTADKIRKLVRYREEYGTHRPSIGVEVVVTKENYQQLPEMAKFLLDMKVDAMLVSNLLPLTPEQVDDIVYDGSVDMTPILDELYKIAHNGLYIKLPKFELRTERQCDFDENNVAVVRWDGEVAPCYRFLHTYKEYIFGREKKVNAYSFGNVKEQSLADIWTSEKYTWFRFTMKNYMYPSCTDCDLREACDFVKTTDIDCWGNEPSCADCLWSRRIVQCPIPQYMFGKFF, encoded by the coding sequence ATGAAGTATCTCTACGTAGAGATCACCAGCCGCTGCAACCTGAAGTGTGAGATGTGCTTCAAGCAGTACTGGGAGGACACTGAAGGAGATATGGACTGGAATCTCTTCCTGAAGATACTCGACGACGCTGAGGCTTTCCCCGAGCTTAGAATGATTTACTTCGGCGGCATTGGTGAGCCAACGGTTCATCCACGCTTTATGGACATGGTCAGGGAAGTCAAGAGGCGCGGCTTCGCCCTTGGGATAAGCACCAACGGGACCCTTCTCACCGATGAAATGATGAGGGAGTTCGCGAAGCTTGGGGTTGACCTAATTTACTTCTCCATGGACACGGTTCCAACTGCCCAGAACGCCATAACCCTCGGTCACATAACGTCCGCCGTGACAGCGGATAAAATAAGAAAGCTCGTAAGGTACCGCGAGGAGTACGGAACCCATAGGCCGAGCATAGGCGTCGAGGTCGTGGTTACAAAGGAGAACTACCAACAGCTTCCTGAGATGGCTAAGTTTCTGCTCGATATGAAGGTCGATGCCATGCTCGTCTCGAACCTGCTCCCGCTCACCCCGGAACAGGTCGATGACATAGTCTATGATGGGAGCGTTGATATGACGCCCATACTGGACGAGCTGTACAAGATCGCCCACAACGGTCTCTACATAAAGCTACCAAAGTTCGAACTCAGGACGGAGAGACAGTGCGACTTCGACGAGAACAACGTCGCAGTTGTCAGGTGGGACGGTGAGGTTGCTCCCTGCTACCGCTTCCTCCACACCTATAAGGAGTACATCTTCGGCAGGGAGAAGAAGGTCAACGCCTACTCCTTCGGCAACGTCAAGGAGCAGAGTTTAGCCGACATCTGGACGAGCGAGAAGTACACATGGTTCCGCTTCACGATGAAGAACTACATGTACCCCTCCTGCACCGACTGTGACCTAAGGGAAGCTTGCGACTTCGTCAAGACGACCGATATAGACTGCTGGGGCAACGAGCCGAGCTGTGCCGACTGCCTCTGGTCGAGAAGGATAGTCCAGTGCCCGATTCCACAGTACATGTTCGGGAAGTTCTTCTGA
- a CDS encoding Nre family DNA repair protein has translation MTELFNSKLCAICKGRKLLCGRPTCPILERFRVAQSVEKKLNKRHLFGSSPPSIFVGEHGYPKVRIGPLVPPIEGNTSHLDSPLKWENKTIKDILYYRSLLVMGETRADVSVRKSGRVLGEIQELAMSIRPVDSEVILKRKPVVKVVPSEFAPPLGPRAELLDFELTENPKIPRRTDYVVGDELKAEQAIMRLYNWGFDEYYIIRLLSAGLLGIDRKLVPTRWSITAVQDTIGKNLRREILGYPEINSYEVYFHEFLGNRYAVLLMPQSYAFELLEVWLKGSLFGSAEPQVIHDYEDFRGIKGYAKETTGAYYAARLSVLEHLRKRRRQARIIVFREVTPAYYAPVGVWQIRVGVKKALENPVGRFEILNEALEAVRKLLEHPLERYLQRSYILGHLAKQKTLDQWLGKVLT, from the coding sequence ATGACAGAGCTCTTCAACTCAAAACTCTGCGCCATATGCAAGGGCAGGAAGCTCCTCTGCGGGAGACCGACATGTCCGATACTAGAGCGGTTCAGGGTAGCCCAAAGCGTGGAGAAAAAACTCAACAAAAGACATCTCTTCGGCTCTTCTCCGCCGAGCATTTTCGTTGGGGAACATGGCTACCCAAAGGTCAGGATAGGGCCGCTTGTGCCGCCGATCGAGGGCAACACGAGCCATCTGGACAGCCCGCTCAAGTGGGAAAACAAAACGATAAAGGACATCCTCTACTACCGCTCCCTTCTGGTGATGGGGGAAACGAGGGCAGACGTCAGCGTCAGAAAGAGCGGAAGAGTTTTAGGCGAGATTCAAGAGCTGGCGATGAGCATAAGGCCAGTGGACAGCGAAGTTATCCTGAAAAGGAAGCCCGTCGTCAAGGTCGTTCCGAGCGAGTTCGCTCCGCCGCTCGGGCCGAGGGCAGAGCTCCTTGATTTTGAGCTAACGGAGAACCCAAAGATACCGCGCAGAACTGACTACGTTGTGGGTGACGAGCTAAAGGCCGAACAGGCCATAATGAGGCTCTACAACTGGGGCTTTGACGAGTACTACATCATAAGGCTCCTCTCCGCTGGACTGCTTGGGATTGACAGAAAGCTGGTTCCAACGAGATGGAGCATCACAGCAGTTCAGGACACGATCGGGAAGAACCTGAGAAGGGAAATCCTGGGCTATCCAGAGATCAACTCCTACGAGGTGTACTTCCACGAGTTCCTCGGGAACCGCTATGCGGTCCTTTTGATGCCCCAAAGCTACGCCTTTGAGCTCCTTGAGGTCTGGCTGAAGGGCTCGCTCTTCGGGAGTGCCGAACCCCAAGTCATCCACGACTACGAGGACTTCAGGGGAATCAAAGGTTATGCCAAGGAGACGACTGGAGCATACTACGCGGCCAGGCTTAGCGTTCTTGAACACCTGAGGAAGAGAAGGAGGCAGGCGAGGATAATCGTCTTCCGCGAGGTAACGCCAGCATACTACGCACCCGTCGGGGTGTGGCAGATAAGGGTGGGTGTTAAAAAGGCCCTTGAGAACCCAGTTGGAAGGTTTGAGATACTCAACGAGGCCCTAGAGGCCGTGAGGAAGCTCCTCGAACACCCGCTTGAGAGGTACCTCCAAAGGAGCTACATCCTCGGCCACCTCGCGAAGCAGAAAACTTTAGACCAATGGCTGGGAAAGGTTTTAACGTGA
- the aor gene encoding aldehyde ferredoxin oxidoreductase, producing the protein MYGNWGRFLRVNLSTGEVKVEEYGEELAKKWLGSRGLAIYLLLKEMDPKADPLGPENKLIITPGPLTGTSAPTGGRYNVVTKSPQTGFITMANSGGYFGAELKFAGWDAIVVEGQSEKPVYIYIKDDHVEIRDASHLWGKVVSETEAAIKKEIGSNKLHIASIGPAGENLVKFAAIMNDGHRAAGRAGVGAVMGSKKLKAIAVEGSKRVPIADKQKFMLVVREKINKLRNDPVAGGGLPKYGTAVLVNIINENGLYPTRNFQTGVFEHAYEQSGEAMTAKYLIRNQPCYACPIGCGRVNKLPTLGVTEGPEYESIWALGANLGINDLASIIEANHQCDEFGLDTISTGGTLAAAMELYEKGYLTDDELGDAPPFRWGNTEVLHYYIEKIAYRKDLGDKLAEGSYRFAEMYGHPEFSMSVKKLELPAYDPRGAEGHGLGYATNNRGGCHIKNYMISPEILGYPYKMDPHDISDEKVKMLILFQDLSALIDAAGLCLFTTFGLGADDYRDMLNAALGWDFSTEDYLKIGERIWNAERLFNLKAGLDPAKDETLPKRFLEEPMPEGPNKGHVVRLKEMLPRYYKLRGWTEDGRIPREKAEELGIAEFL; encoded by the coding sequence ATGTACGGCAACTGGGGAAGATTTCTGCGCGTGAACCTCTCCACAGGAGAGGTCAAAGTTGAGGAGTACGGTGAAGAGCTTGCCAAGAAGTGGCTCGGGAGCAGGGGTCTGGCCATCTACCTCCTCCTGAAGGAGATGGACCCGAAGGCAGACCCGCTTGGGCCAGAGAACAAGCTGATTATAACCCCTGGCCCGCTAACTGGTACGAGCGCCCCCACTGGGGGCAGATACAACGTCGTTACGAAGAGCCCGCAGACGGGCTTCATAACCATGGCGAACTCTGGCGGATACTTCGGTGCGGAGCTTAAGTTCGCTGGCTGGGATGCTATCGTCGTTGAGGGCCAGTCCGAGAAGCCCGTTTACATTTACATCAAGGATGACCACGTTGAGATACGCGATGCCTCCCACCTCTGGGGCAAGGTGGTGAGCGAGACTGAGGCTGCGATAAAGAAGGAGATTGGAAGCAACAAGCTCCACATAGCGAGTATCGGCCCGGCCGGTGAGAACCTCGTTAAGTTCGCAGCTATTATGAACGACGGCCACCGCGCCGCTGGTAGGGCTGGCGTTGGAGCCGTTATGGGAAGCAAGAAGCTCAAGGCCATTGCCGTTGAGGGAAGCAAGCGCGTTCCAATAGCGGACAAGCAGAAGTTCATGCTGGTTGTGAGGGAGAAAATCAACAAGCTTAGGAATGACCCCGTTGCTGGAGGCGGACTTCCGAAGTACGGTACGGCTGTTCTGGTCAACATAATCAACGAGAACGGCCTCTATCCAACTAGAAACTTCCAGACCGGTGTCTTTGAGCACGCCTATGAGCAGAGCGGTGAGGCGATGACTGCCAAGTACCTCATAAGGAACCAGCCGTGCTACGCCTGTCCGATCGGTTGTGGCAGGGTTAACAAGCTCCCGACCCTCGGCGTGACGGAAGGGCCAGAGTACGAGAGCATCTGGGCGCTCGGTGCCAACCTCGGCATAAACGACCTCGCGAGCATCATAGAGGCCAACCACCAGTGCGACGAGTTCGGTCTTGACACTATCTCGACTGGTGGAACGCTTGCAGCGGCTATGGAGCTCTACGAGAAGGGCTACCTCACGGACGATGAGCTTGGGGACGCTCCGCCCTTCAGGTGGGGCAACACCGAGGTTCTTCACTACTACATAGAGAAGATAGCCTACAGGAAGGATCTCGGTGACAAGCTGGCAGAGGGAAGCTACCGCTTCGCTGAGATGTACGGCCACCCGGAGTTCTCAATGAGCGTCAAGAAGCTTGAGCTTCCTGCCTACGACCCGCGTGGAGCCGAAGGACATGGTCTCGGCTATGCCACCAACAACCGCGGCGGCTGCCACATCAAGAACTACATGATAAGCCCCGAGATCCTCGGCTACCCATACAAGATGGACCCGCACGACATAAGCGACGAGAAGGTGAAAATGCTCATCCTCTTCCAGGATCTCAGTGCGCTCATTGACGCCGCCGGTCTCTGTCTCTTCACGACCTTCGGCCTTGGAGCGGACGACTACCGCGACATGCTCAATGCCGCTCTCGGCTGGGACTTCTCCACTGAGGATTACCTCAAGATTGGAGAGAGAATATGGAACGCTGAAAGGCTATTCAACCTCAAGGCGGGCCTAGACCCTGCTAAGGACGAGACCCTGCCTAAGAGGTTCCTTGAGGAGCCGATGCCCGAAGGGCCGAACAAGGGCCACGTCGTCAGGCTTAAGGAGATGCTGCCGCGCTACTACAAGCTGCGCGGCTGGACAGAGGACGGAAGGATCCCAAGGGAGAAAGCGGAAGAGCTCGGCATCGCCGAGTTCCTCTGA
- a CDS encoding MoaD/ThiS family protein — MLVKLFATLIEFTGKRKLEISGPKTVRELLNELDRMFPGFKKELEQGYIILVNGKNIEHLQGLDTPLKEDDTVSIFPPAGGG, encoded by the coding sequence GTGCTGGTTAAGCTGTTCGCGACCCTCATCGAGTTCACTGGAAAGAGAAAGCTTGAAATAAGCGGCCCGAAGACGGTGAGAGAGCTTCTCAATGAACTTGACAGAATGTTCCCGGGGTTCAAGAAAGAGCTTGAACAAGGCTACATAATCCTCGTCAACGGAAAGAACATCGAGCACCTTCAGGGTCTCGACACTCCTTTGAAGGAAGACGACACCGTAAGCATATTCCCGCCGGCGGGAGGCGGTTGA
- a CDS encoding type II toxin-antitoxin system PemK/MazF family toxin, with product MNLKGKFVLVPFPFTNLKATKLRPALVLYEGKEDVVVAFVSSRIDTFDPGTDVRIETSHPQFRGIGLKVPSIIKLTKIATLHKGLLIGVLGELPEDLVQEVNSKLCSNLRIGRD from the coding sequence ATGAACTTAAAAGGCAAGTTTGTCCTTGTTCCATTTCCTTTTACTAACCTAAAGGCCACAAAACTTCGGCCAGCGTTGGTTCTTTATGAGGGCAAAGAAGATGTCGTCGTTGCCTTCGTTTCCTCTCGGATAGATACGTTTGATCCTGGCACCGATGTAAGGATAGAGACTTCCCACCCCCAATTTAGGGGTATCGGACTTAAAGTCCCTTCAATTATAAAGCTAACAAAGATCGCCACGCTTCACAAGGGTTTGTTAATTGGGGTTCTAGGTGAGTTGCCGGAGGATTTAGTTCAAGAAGTGAACTCAAAGCTGTGCTCCAATCTTAGGATAGGACGTGATTAA
- a CDS encoding mechanosensitive ion channel family protein translates to MFDLDKPLPYVGVKPVQVITAIAVLIVGYIVAKIVVSMFKKGLKKTKLPALVVEFLARFLSALLYVAVILLAVRALGIEVGSVVIGLSAVIGLILGFGMQDTLTNLAAGVWIAALRPIDMGEVVEVAGKVGKVNAVGIMSTELLTPDNVLITIPNKLVWGNVITNYTRMPTRRVDVNVGVAYGTDLDKAIKIAMDLMQNHPKVLKDPAPTVVITELADSSINLQLRAWAKTEDYWTVKGDLTKGIYEAYMKEGIEIPFPQMDVHIKEMPK, encoded by the coding sequence ATGTTTGACCTTGATAAGCCGCTCCCCTACGTGGGAGTGAAGCCGGTTCAGGTGATAACTGCGATAGCAGTACTGATAGTGGGCTACATCGTGGCAAAGATCGTCGTCAGCATGTTCAAGAAGGGCCTGAAGAAGACGAAGCTCCCTGCGCTCGTCGTGGAGTTCCTCGCGAGGTTCCTAAGTGCCCTCCTCTACGTGGCAGTGATACTGCTGGCCGTGAGGGCGCTGGGCATCGAAGTCGGTTCAGTGGTTATCGGCCTGTCGGCGGTCATAGGCCTGATCTTGGGCTTCGGTATGCAGGACACGCTAACAAACCTGGCAGCCGGGGTCTGGATTGCAGCCCTCAGACCGATTGACATGGGTGAGGTCGTTGAGGTAGCTGGAAAGGTAGGTAAGGTCAACGCCGTCGGCATAATGAGCACTGAACTCTTAACTCCCGACAACGTGCTCATAACGATCCCCAACAAGCTCGTCTGGGGCAACGTAATAACCAACTACACCAGGATGCCAACTAGAAGGGTTGACGTCAACGTCGGCGTCGCCTACGGAACGGACCTCGACAAGGCCATTAAGATCGCCATGGACCTCATGCAGAACCACCCGAAGGTTCTCAAAGACCCGGCTCCGACGGTGGTTATAACTGAGCTCGCAGACTCGTCAATAAACCTCCAGCTCAGGGCGTGGGCTAAGACCGAAGACTACTGGACGGTTAAAGGCGACCTCACCAAGGGCATCTACGAGGCCTACATGAAGGAGGGCATCGAGATACCGTTCCCGCAGATGGACGTCCACATCAAGGAGATGCCGAAGTAA